A single window of Nicoliella spurrieriana DNA harbors:
- a CDS encoding metal-dependent hydrolase family protein gives MSETTYSNFNLYDGETDHVTANSWMTVDDDTGKLVKVGTGDGPSDSVDLHNKYVMPGLINAHTHITMDEAKGDGGTDVNKIRMTVRSEKHLHQLLESGVTYIRECGSCYDEDITLNQLAQLGELTKVPHILPSGKPYSMTGGHGDLPNFAHLVDSPDAMRHAVRKGLKKGAMSIKIMATGGVMTEGDNMVNPQLSVEEMKVAVDEAHHKGRIVAAHAEGNPGIMNAIKAGVDSVEHGFYVNDEEIEMMLKQGTYLTPTLIAGWGVAELGKGKLPDWELKKMQDAMDDAFANVKNAWQKGVPVTLGTDAGTPFNDFFMTPDELALMVAHEDVTPFEALQTSFNSAKLMGVDQEYGSLKPGKYADFLVLDANPLADVRAVKQRDKQVYLAGKREY, from the coding sequence ATGAGTGAAACTACTTATAGCAATTTTAATTTATACGATGGTGAAACGGATCACGTTACAGCCAATAGCTGGATGACGGTTGATGATGATACTGGGAAGTTAGTCAAAGTGGGGACCGGTGATGGGCCCAGTGATTCAGTTGATTTACATAATAAATACGTCATGCCAGGGCTGATTAATGCCCATACCCACATTACGATGGATGAAGCTAAGGGTGACGGTGGTACCGACGTTAACAAGATTCGAATGACCGTTCGTTCGGAAAAGCACCTGCATCAATTACTCGAATCTGGGGTTACATATATTAGAGAGTGTGGTAGCTGTTACGATGAAGATATCACGTTAAATCAATTAGCTCAGCTGGGTGAATTAACCAAAGTTCCCCATATTCTCCCATCAGGGAAGCCATATTCAATGACCGGCGGACATGGCGATTTGCCTAACTTTGCCCACCTAGTTGATTCACCAGATGCAATGCGACACGCAGTAAGAAAGGGTCTTAAAAAGGGGGCCATGTCGATCAAAATCATGGCAACCGGTGGGGTAATGACCGAAGGTGATAACATGGTTAACCCCCAACTCAGTGTCGAAGAAATGAAGGTAGCCGTGGATGAAGCCCACCACAAGGGTCGTATCGTGGCCGCTCATGCTGAGGGGAATCCTGGAATCATGAACGCCATTAAAGCCGGGGTGGACTCGGTCGAACATGGCTTTTACGTCAACGATGAAGAAATTGAAATGATGTTAAAGCAGGGAACCTACCTAACACCGACCCTGATTGCTGGTTGGGGCGTAGCCGAATTAGGTAAGGGTAAGTTACCTGACTGGGAATTGAAAAAGATGCAAGATGCAATGGATGATGCATTTGCCAATGTTAAGAATGCTTGGCAAAAGGGAGTGCCCGTAACCCTCGGGACCGATGCTGGAACACCGTTCAACGACTTTTTCATGACGCCAGATGAACTAGCATTAATGGTCGCACATGAAGATGTCACGCCATTTGAGGCCCTTCAAACGTCATTTAATAGCGCTAAGTTAATGGGCGTGGATCAAGAATATGGATCATTAAAACCAGG